A genome region from Synergistaceae bacterium includes the following:
- a CDS encoding ABC transporter permease subunit yields the protein MNEWLLKFPDALTFNPGTVIDDAIRQFSRDHRASLAAIKTITVWTLNGIEGCLTLIPWWLLILLAVWGGYRTSRSWKVGALYGAMLFLVGSFGLWALMLQTLSIIVLSVTLALLLGFPMGVLVAMNRYVEAVMQPVMDFMQTIPSFVYLIPAAMLFSVGKTPAVMATLFYSIVPMIRLTSHGIRYVDKEVVEAGLAFGSTRLQLLFGVQVPQALPTIMTGINQTIMMAMGMVVTCALIGANGLGMEILVATNRTEMGRALMPGISIVFVAIILDRLTQKSIKRSERKVS from the coding sequence ATGAACGAGTGGCTTTTGAAATTTCCCGACGCCCTGACCTTCAACCCGGGCACGGTTATCGACGACGCCATACGGCAGTTCAGCCGGGATCACCGCGCTTCCCTGGCCGCCATCAAAACCATCACGGTCTGGACCCTGAACGGCATCGAGGGATGCCTGACCCTCATCCCCTGGTGGCTGCTGATTCTCCTGGCGGTCTGGGGAGGCTATCGCACGAGCCGCAGCTGGAAGGTCGGGGCTCTTTACGGCGCGATGCTCTTCCTGGTGGGGAGCTTCGGCCTCTGGGCCCTGATGCTCCAAACCCTTTCCATCATCGTCCTCTCCGTAACGCTGGCGCTGCTCCTCGGATTTCCCATGGGCGTGCTGGTGGCCATGAACCGCTATGTGGAGGCCGTCATGCAGCCCGTCATGGACTTCATGCAGACGATTCCTTCCTTCGTCTACCTGATTCCGGCGGCGATGCTCTTCAGCGTGGGCAAAACCCCCGCCGTCATGGCGACGCTGTTTTATTCCATCGTGCCCATGATCCGTTTGACCAGTCACGGGATACGCTACGTGGACAAAGAGGTTGTGGAGGCGGGGCTGGCCTTTGGGTCCACCCGCCTGCAGCTTCTTTTCGGCGTTCAGGTGCCTCAGGCCCTGCCCACCATCATGACGGGCATCAACCAGACCATCATGATGGCCATGGGCATGGTGGTCACCTGCGCCCTGATCGGAGCCAACGGTCTGGGCATGGAGATCCTGGTCGCCACCAACCGCACGGAGATGGGACGCGCTCTTATGCCCGGCATCTCCATCGTCTTCGTCGCCATCATTCTGGACCGCCTGACCCAGAAGTCCATCAAACGAAGCGAAAGGAAAGTCTCATGA
- a CDS encoding betaine/proline/choline family ABC transporter ATP-binding protein (Members of the family are the ATP-binding subunit of ABC transporters for substrates such as betaine, L-proline or other amino acids, choline, carnitine, etc. The substrate specificity is best determined from the substrate-binding subunit, rather than this subunit, as it interacts with the permease subunit and not with substrate directly.): MNEDTRTLPAADSVVSAAGLDDLKEEMKQEESDILLSVRHLRKFFGVNKIAARRMLQEGAGKEEILKKTGVTIAIDDVSFDVERGKIFALIGLSGSGKSTVVRCINMLQRPTAGEILFEGRSVVHMTPRELRDLRRSKISMVFQGFGLMNHRDVLGNVAYGLDVRGLPKVERENRAMEMIELVGLKGWENKPIHDLSGGMRQRVGIARALCNNPELLLMDEPFSALDPLARHDIQFELLSIQKKLGKTVIFITHDINEAFKMGDTVGIMRDGRIEQLGTPEELTLSPANNYVRDFLETIDRTKILSVRHVMITPSCLIRENSDPIGAIREMRENNVSTAYVIGKGMKFIGIVTLSSALQARTDHLSSVSSIIMHNVVQVEQNALISDIIGVASDTPFPLAVIDDQGRLEGIVSRAAILSSLS, translated from the coding sequence ATGAACGAGGACACGCGAACCCTGCCTGCGGCTGATTCCGTCGTTTCAGCCGCGGGGCTTGATGACCTTAAGGAGGAGATGAAACAGGAGGAAAGCGACATCCTGCTGAGCGTTCGGCATCTCCGCAAATTCTTCGGCGTCAATAAAATAGCCGCGCGACGGATGCTGCAGGAGGGCGCCGGCAAGGAGGAAATCCTGAAAAAAACCGGAGTGACCATCGCCATCGACGATGTATCCTTCGACGTGGAGCGGGGTAAAATCTTCGCCTTGATCGGACTGTCCGGCAGCGGCAAATCAACCGTGGTCCGCTGCATCAACATGCTTCAGCGCCCGACGGCCGGAGAAATTCTCTTCGAGGGGCGCAGCGTGGTTCATATGACCCCACGGGAACTGCGCGATCTTCGACGCTCCAAAATTTCCATGGTTTTTCAGGGGTTTGGTCTGATGAACCATCGCGACGTTCTGGGCAACGTGGCCTATGGTCTCGACGTGCGGGGCCTCCCGAAAGTCGAACGGGAGAACCGGGCCATGGAAATGATCGAGCTGGTGGGGCTGAAGGGCTGGGAGAACAAACCCATCCACGACCTGTCCGGCGGGATGCGCCAGCGGGTCGGGATCGCCCGGGCCCTTTGCAACAACCCTGAACTTCTCCTGATGGACGAGCCCTTTTCGGCGCTGGACCCTCTGGCCCGCCACGACATCCAGTTCGAACTGCTTTCAATCCAGAAAAAGCTGGGTAAAACCGTTATTTTCATCACCCACGACATCAACGAAGCCTTCAAAATGGGGGATACCGTGGGAATCATGCGGGACGGGCGAATCGAGCAGCTGGGCACTCCGGAAGAGCTCACCCTCTCCCCCGCAAACAACTATGTTCGGGATTTTCTGGAGACCATCGACAGAACGAAGATTCTGAGCGTCCGGCACGTCATGATCACCCCTTCCTGCCTGATTCGGGAGAATTCCGACCCCATCGGAGCGATTCGGGAGATGCGGGAAAACAACGTCTCGACGGCCTACGTCATCGGAAAGGGAATGAAATTCATCGGCATCGTGACGCTTTCCTCCGCGCTGCAGGCCAGGACCGACCATCTTTCCTCGGTTTCCTCCATCATCATGCACAACGTGGTACAGGTGGAGCAGAACGCACTGATCAGCGACATCATCGGGGTTGCCTCCGACACGCCTTTTCCTCTGGCCGTCATCGACGATCAGGGGCGGCTCGAAGGCATCGTCAGCCGCGCCGCCATCCTGTCCAGTCTTTCGTGA
- a CDS encoding ATP-binding cassette domain-containing protein: MLAVEEARKVFQPGTPNEHVALDELSIDLKEGEVVTLIGSNGAGKSTLLNAITGGFLLDGGRVVLGGEDITWLPPHKRAFMIGYLFQDPLKGTAPGMTIEENLALACSRHSTPQGGGIFGFLKRWPLRPGINKKDSALFRDLLARFGMGLEDRMETRAGLLSGGQRQALALLMATAANPRLLLLDEHTAALDPAAAEKIMAITRETVKERNLTTMMVTHNIQQALRFGTRTVMLEDGRIILDISGEERNKMTIPRLMELYSQHSRKGQPLDNDRMLLE; this comes from the coding sequence ATGCTCGCGGTTGAGGAAGCGCGGAAGGTTTTTCAGCCGGGAACGCCCAACGAGCACGTGGCGCTGGACGAATTGAGCATCGATCTGAAAGAGGGAGAGGTCGTGACGCTCATCGGTTCCAACGGGGCCGGAAAATCCACCCTGCTCAACGCCATAACGGGAGGTTTTCTGCTGGACGGCGGACGCGTCGTTCTGGGCGGGGAGGATATAACCTGGCTTCCTCCCCACAAAAGGGCCTTCATGATCGGTTATCTTTTTCAGGATCCCCTGAAAGGAACGGCTCCCGGCATGACCATAGAGGAAAATCTGGCTCTGGCCTGCAGCCGGCATTCAACACCCCAGGGCGGAGGGATTTTCGGATTTCTGAAGCGCTGGCCCCTGCGCCCCGGAATCAATAAAAAGGACTCCGCTCTTTTTCGGGATCTGCTGGCCCGCTTCGGGATGGGGCTGGAAGATCGCATGGAAACCCGGGCGGGACTTCTCTCCGGAGGGCAGCGGCAGGCTCTGGCCCTGCTCATGGCAACCGCGGCCAACCCCCGTCTGCTTCTGCTGGACGAACATACCGCCGCTCTGGACCCCGCCGCCGCCGAAAAAATCATGGCCATCACCCGGGAGACGGTGAAGGAAAGAAACCTCACCACGATGATGGTCACCCATAACATCCAGCAGGCGCTGCGTTTTGGGACGCGCACCGTCATGCTGGAGGACGGGCGCATCATCCTCGATATTTCCGGAGAGGAACGGAACAAAATGACGATTCCCCGGCTGATGGAGCTCTATTCTCAGCACAGCCGGAAGGGTCAGCCTCTGGACAACGACCGTATGCTGTTGGAGTGA
- a CDS encoding ABC transporter permease produces MTLFFGSLHLGLIYGLMALGIYITFRILDTPDLTADGSFTLGLAVSASMTVLGMPVYGILLGIFAGAAAGAVTGILQTKLNIHPILAGILTMSGLYTVNLFILGDRSNVSLLGSPHLFSMALTFFPHLDRDIVRLVLTFLLCLVCFAVLVWFFHTHLGLCVRATGDNDAMVRASSINVDAMRVVAVALSNACTGFSGAVAAQYQGFADIGAGVGMMVVGLASVIIGEMFFSRRSVTLGLLAAIWGSILYRLIIALALKSDFFPAYALRLVSALIVMIALSLPAVRNRLKLAGLKREALRNARG; encoded by the coding sequence ATGACTTTGTTTTTTGGCTCGCTTCATCTGGGGTTGATCTACGGCCTGATGGCTCTGGGCATTTACATCACTTTCCGGATCCTGGACACTCCGGACCTGACGGCCGACGGCAGCTTCACCCTGGGGCTGGCCGTGTCCGCTTCGATGACCGTGCTGGGGATGCCCGTTTACGGGATCCTGCTGGGCATTTTCGCCGGAGCGGCGGCGGGGGCGGTCACCGGCATTCTTCAGACCAAGCTGAATATTCACCCTATCCTCGCCGGGATACTCACCATGAGCGGCCTCTACACCGTCAATCTTTTCATTCTGGGGGATCGTTCCAACGTGTCTCTCTTGGGGTCGCCCCATCTGTTTTCCATGGCGCTGACCTTTTTCCCCCATCTGGATCGGGATATCGTCCGGCTGGTCCTGACGTTTTTGCTTTGTCTTGTCTGTTTTGCGGTACTGGTGTGGTTTTTTCACACGCACCTGGGGCTTTGTGTCCGCGCCACGGGAGACAACGACGCGATGGTGAGAGCGTCGTCCATCAATGTGGACGCCATGCGGGTGGTGGCCGTCGCGCTTTCGAACGCCTGCACGGGCTTTTCCGGAGCGGTTGCGGCGCAGTATCAGGGCTTTGCGGATATTGGCGCCGGAGTGGGCATGATGGTGGTGGGGCTGGCCTCGGTCATTATCGGGGAGATGTTTTTCAGCCGCCGTTCCGTGACGCTGGGTTTGCTTGCGGCGATCTGGGGTTCCATCCTCTACCGGCTGATTATCGCCCTTGCGCTCAAAAGCGACTTTTTCCCCGCCTACGCCCTTCGGCTGGTCTCCGCGCTGATCGTCATGATCGCGCTCTCTCTGCCCGCCGTGAGAAACCGGCTGAAGCTGGCCGGACTGAAACGGGAGGCTCTGCGCAATGCTCGCGGTTGA
- a CDS encoding ABC transporter substrate-binding protein yields the protein MMGIMGRNVGISVKKMGVLFLAALAVVFCGRVEAAPLKGGVYRVGIVQLIDNGAFADMREGYIARMRELGYGEDKMTFDYKNAQGDMSNLNSICQKMADSDLDAIVTIATPPTQAMVNLSPKAPVFFIAVSNPVAAGVITKMEKPDKNATGTSNAIPVDEMFRLAAKITPNVKTFGILYSNGEVNAVNTAKAAKAFLDQTKLYAYKEAIATSSSEVQQVAQSLVGAVEAIFIPNDSMIQSAMPQVVGVANEAKIATYGSSAVMVNSGAFATISIDDHVIGARTADMVDRYLKGASVEDIPSVVISDFVTLFNKTTADAVGVEIPEEFAKNSVLVK from the coding sequence GAATTTCCGTGAAAAAAATGGGTGTGTTGTTTTTGGCGGCGCTGGCTGTTGTCTTTTGCGGGCGGGTTGAGGCCGCTCCTCTCAAAGGCGGCGTTTACCGAGTCGGGATCGTACAGCTTATCGACAATGGGGCCTTCGCGGACATGCGAGAGGGATACATCGCCCGGATGCGGGAATTGGGTTACGGCGAGGACAAAATGACCTTCGACTACAAAAACGCCCAGGGCGATATGAGCAACCTGAACTCAATTTGTCAGAAAATGGCGGACTCGGACCTGGACGCCATCGTGACCATCGCGACTCCGCCCACTCAGGCCATGGTCAACCTGAGCCCCAAAGCGCCCGTTTTTTTCATCGCCGTTTCCAACCCCGTCGCGGCAGGCGTCATCACGAAGATGGAAAAACCGGATAAAAACGCCACAGGAACCTCCAACGCCATTCCGGTGGACGAAATGTTCCGCCTTGCCGCGAAGATCACGCCGAACGTCAAAACTTTTGGAATTCTTTACAGCAACGGCGAGGTCAACGCGGTCAACACCGCCAAAGCTGCAAAGGCCTTTCTGGATCAAACAAAACTCTATGCGTACAAAGAGGCCATTGCCACGTCCTCTTCCGAGGTTCAGCAGGTGGCCCAGTCCCTGGTGGGAGCGGTGGAGGCCATTTTCATCCCCAACGACAGCATGATCCAGAGCGCCATGCCTCAGGTGGTGGGGGTCGCCAACGAGGCCAAAATCGCCACCTACGGAAGCTCCGCGGTTATGGTCAACTCCGGAGCCTTCGCCACGATCAGCATCGACGATCACGTGATTGGCGCCCGAACCGCCGATATGGTGGACCGCTATCTGAAGGGCGCTTCCGTGGAGGACATCCCTTCGGTGGTCATCTCTGATTTTGTCACGCTGTTCAACAAAACCACCGCTGACGCCGTCGGCGTGGAGATTCCGGAAGAATTTGCGAAAAACTCCGTCCTCGTGAAATAA